From Diadema setosum chromosome 5, eeDiaSeto1, whole genome shotgun sequence, the proteins below share one genomic window:
- the LOC140229008 gene encoding FAS-associated death domain protein-like, producing MDPQSLDYKMTLHTIGSSLTQGQVDTFKFLCKDLPGFTQYDMDEIQDGVALMTKLEELDALSKDKVDFVTSVLDYVQRKDLENKLRDYGLRYLGGRHPGTSAAGGIVTAPTSANNTAYSMQNVGIDLSREFDIIVENIGRDWRQLARKMRLTEVDIQCITEENIRNLREQSRQCLYLWQTRNPHTANRDTLVNALRQCKMNYIADIVEGYIPFE from the exons ATGGATCCACAATCTCTTGACTACAAGATGACTCTGCACACGATAGGTTCATCCCTAACACAGGGGCAAGTTGACACCTTCAAGTTTTTATGCAAAGACCTGCCGGGCTTCACACAATATGACATGGATGAGATACAAGATGGCGTTGCACTCATGACGAAGCTTGAAGAGCTTGATGCTCTCTCAAAGGATAAAGTGGACTTTGTCACAAGTGTACTAGACTATGTACAAAGGAAAGATCTTGAGAACAAACTCCGTGATTATGGACTTAGGTACCTCGGTGGGAGGCACCCTGGCACTTCAGCCGCTGGCGGAATTGTGACAGCACCGACTAGCGCAAATAACACAG CTTACAGTATGCAAAATGTTGGAATTG ATTTGAGTCGGGAGTTTGACATCATCGTCGAAAACATCGGCCGGGATTGGCGCCAGCTTGCGAGGAAAATGCGACTGACAGAGGTGGACATTCAGTGTATTACGGAGGAAAATATCCGCAATCTCCGAGAACAGTCCAGGCAATGCCTGTACCTGTGGCAGACCCGCAACCCACATACTGCAAACAGAGATACGCTGGTGAATGCCCTCAGACAATGTAAAATGAATTACATCGCTGATATTGTTGAAGGTTATATACCCTTTGAATAG